TTCTTGCCCCGCCCGTCATTGAGATAGCCTTCAAGTGTTCCTAAAGAGACATGTAATGGGAGAGGGCGTCCTTACCGGTCTTGGCGTAGGAGGTGTTTTCGAGGAGTCTGAAGTCGTTGATGCCTTCGTCGTTGCGACACTTGGTCATGACCTCGCTGGCGATCTCTGGGTAGGGGCTGATGATATCCCTGAAGTTAGGGCAGTGCGTCGCCCCCTCCGCCCTGTCCAGCCCGCAGCCCGCCTCCCACCACTTGCTCTCGAACATCACGCTCAGGAACCCTCTGGAACACAGGTGTTTTATAGCGGTGCAGTGAACCGACTTTGTTCAAATACCCGGCAAGTCATGCattttcgttgtgtgtgtgtgtgtgtgtgtgtgtgtgtgtgtgtgtgtgtgtgtgtgtgtgtatgattacCTGTCCTTCTTGGCCACGCTTTGGTGTGTGTACTCATGTAGTCTCGGCCGCAGGTCCTCCGGCAGGGTCTTCAAGTCCTCCAGCAGGAGCCTCACAACCTCATGGTGGCCACCCTCGAAAGCCACGTCCAGGGCGTACTTGCTCTTTGCATCCTTCTCGTTGCCGAGGCCGTGGTCCGCGTTCAGCAGGATCTTGGCACACTCCAGGCTTCCCACGGCTGCGGCGGCGTGCAGCGCCGTGAAGTTTGTGTCGCGCTCCTTTGCCCGCAGCGTGGCGCCTCTGTTCACCAGGAGACGCACCAACTCGGCGTGCCCCGCGGCGGCGGCCACGTGCAGCGGCGACTTGCCGTTGTTGTCGGTGGCGTTGAGTCGCGCCCCGCGGCCCAGGAGGAGGCCGCACACCACTATGGAGCCTTCCTTGGCGGCCAAATGCAGCGGCGTCACGCCCTTTTCGTCGCTGATATTGGTATCTGAGCTGTCGCAGGAAAGCATCTTTTTTAGGATGCCGGGTCGCCTGTACACAGAGTGGAAGTGCAGCAGCGGCTTACCAGGGCCACACGTTGGCGAGGCGCCGGCCTCAATTAAGAGGTTGAAGCTTTTCTCGTCCTGTTTCTCGGTGGCTATCGAAAGCGCTGTGTGGCCACGGGCGTCCTTCTTGTTGAGCTGGTCTTCGATGTTCCGACAGCCGAGTAAATACTCAAGGCACTTGTGGGCCTTGCCGACCGCTGCGAGGTGCAGCACGGTGCTGTTCTCGCGGTTTATCTCTGCCAGGGAGGCACCACCCTCGACCAGCAGCTTGACGCAGGGCAGCTTGTTGTGGCGCACGGCCTCCATGAGGGGCGTGTTCCCGCTTTCGTTCCGCTCGTCCACGGGCGCCTTCATGTCCAGCAGCACTTCCACGAACACGTTGTAGCCCCTCTTGGCCACCACGTGCAGGGGCGTGTTGCCGGCATTGTCACGGTAGCGCAGACTGGCCTCGTCGGGCTTCAGCTCTTTGCAGCAACGGTAGTGGCCCTTATGGAGGGTGAGGGCGAGGGGGGGCGGCACGTTTGAGGGGCCGGGGTGGCTGTAGGAAGAGGCGAGCAGGCTGCAGCATTCCTTGTAGCCCTGTTTGGCGGCGTAGTGCACGGGCAACAAGCCGCTCTTGTCCTGCAGCTTGGCGTCGGCGCCGGCGCTCAGCAGCAGCTCCACTATCTTCGCTTGGCCCTCCTCGGCGGCATAGTGCAGCGGCGTCCGTTGGGTGCACTTGCGCCGCACGTTGAGGTTGAGGCTGCCGGTAGCTTCGTGGTGGGCCAGGAGACACTCACACAGGTCACCCCGGCCGTCTCGCGCCACGATGTGCAGCGGCGTGTGCCCCGCGTGGTCCTTGGTGTTCACCTTGGCGCCCCTGGCCAGCAGGGCCTCGGCCACCCGCCGCCCGTCAGACCACTTCCTCCTGGCGAGGGTGTGCAAGGGCGTGGACCCGTCCCGGTCGTCCAGGACGTTCACGTTCCTCTCATTCTCCAGCAGGCGAAGGCACTGCTCCACGTCCTCCTTGGCTATGGCGGCGTGCAGCGAGGCGAGGACGCTGCTGCCGAGGGGAAAAGGGTGCGTCAGTGTGCgcttgtgggggaggggaggcacgCAAGAcacagccgaggaggaggaggaggaggaggaggagaagaagaagaagaagaagaagaagaagaagaagaagaagaagaagaagaagaagaagaacaaggttCAATACGTAAGGTCAACTATAAGCGAGGTTAAGAATCGCCATCAGCAAAGTGTAGGCATCGGCAGTCAGTTCATGAGCCGAGCAGAGTCGGTGATGCGTGGCTGTCCGCAGCGACTGTTACCGACATGCAGTTACACGCGCTTATCAAGGAGGGCTCCTGCACGGTCTGTCTCAATTCATCAGATATGTTTCAGTAATGAATTCAAGCGTCGCCTCTTTCGGCTGGCTCATAAAGATAAAAGATGATTCCGCTAAAGTCTTGATAAGAGATTACGAGGTTCCTCAGTGTATGAACGAACAAAGACAGCCGCTCTTTCTGTAGATGACCGCCTGGGAGTGTTttcaacgatttttttttcttctagagCAGAGAAGACAGGCCAAGCGATGCTCCCAcgcaaaaaaggaggaaaacaaatccATAGAACATGACCCGTGATATTAGAGAGGTTGATACTCCCCTCTTTAAAGCGTTCAAGTCACAGGAAggtgagaaaacaaacaaaggaaggctgttataGAGTTTACCAGTGCACGGAATGAGCGTATGGAAGACaggggttaactcttgcattaggaagttggacagcatagggatgagctaaagTCGTGTGTAGCGTCCAGACAAAGTAAGGTGAGaaaacagacaaaggaaggctgttctagagtttaccagtgcaCGGGATGAGCGTATGGAAGACAGGGGTTAACTCTTgcgttaggaagttggacagcatagggatgagctaaagTATAAAGTCATGTGTAGCGTCCAGACAAAGTAAGGTGAGaaaacagacaaaggaaggctgttctagagtttaccagtgcaCGGGATGAGCGTATGGAAGACAggcgttaactcttgcattattaagttggacagcatagggatgagctaaagtagaaagtcgagtaTAGCTTCCTTGTTTGCTCAAGCTCAGAACATAAAAGAGTTGGCAGCAAAagttagaaaaataaaagataattaaaCATGCTCTCTATTACCTTCCTTTACACGTGTTTtatctcattcatctttttttttttccctgtgtttgtacaagtttctttttatctctcaacGTTGCCTCATGAACCTCTGTGAATGCCTGAAGAagtagacagaagaaagaaaaacaagtaattAAGAAGagggggagtaagaggaggaggaggaggaggaggagacaaaaacaTGAATACGGAAGACAAGaatgaggcagaagaggaaggagcgatgaaatggaggaaggggaggaggaggaggaggaggaggagacaaaaacaTGAATACGGAAGACAAGaatgaggcagaagaggaaggagcgaggaaatggaggaagggaaggaagaggagcacttcaatacttaccttttccttccattcgctGCTGCTCCTGGTGCGTCCGGTACGTCTTGAGGCTGTGGTGCTGGTGCTGCATCCTGCTGGCCCTCCATCCTCCCCGCTGCCTTCTCCTGCTGGGTCtccctctgctgctgctgctgctgaggaggaggaggagaaggaggaggaggagagtcaccTAATCCCTCTCTGTTTTGGTGCGTTCGAtgtgttccttttttctctccttgctcaATTTGTGTTAGTGTCTGTCTTTtcgtccatctatctgtctatcagaaTGTAATTACaccttaagcacacacacacacacacacacacacacacacacacacacacacacacacacacacacacacacacacacacacggaaaagttggataattatagatacggagacgggaccacacgagcgtaagcccaggcccgtaaaattacaactaggtaaatacacacacacacacacacacacacacacacacacacacacacacacacaccgtcaaagCCTCCCtaaacttgatctcaccgccctccccacatacctaccatctccctccccacccccctccgtccaggaggttgatgttttcaataaattaaagaaattaaggacacacagagctaccacgcccactgacctcccaattaaaatctataaggaatttgcccctgaactagccacccccatttgctccataataaatgcttcacttgaacaaaacacttgcccaagCGACTGGAAAACGTCCTATGttactcccatccccaaaatacCCAGCCctcagtcccttaatgacctaaggccaatcgccatcactcccattcccagcctcatttgtgaagattttatttttaactgggcttatgatgatattagatGACAATAGTGCCACTattaaccacaccaagaccatggtgatgcacgtttgcacgtccaagagagatgtgcctcctccgctgctgtctattggctcacaccacctccaggttgtccagtccaccaaactactcggcatcactgtagacaaccaactcaactggaagctccacgtctccaacaccgtcagagcagcctcctacaagctgtacatgctgcgtagactcaggacgctgggggcaccggctgctgagctgtgcagtatttacacatctttCATACTCCCAAAGCTCATGTacgcctccccggcgtggtcatcgtcccttaccctc
Above is a window of Eriocheir sinensis breed Jianghai 21 chromosome 16, ASM2467909v1, whole genome shotgun sequence DNA encoding:
- the LOC126999482 gene encoding transient receptor potential cation channel subfamily A member 1-like isoform X1, with amino-acid sequence MDSTPTARAGIRNRTSGFVARYASHLTAEAERSREDEQQQQQRETQQEKAAGRMEGQQDAAPAPQPQDVPDAPGAAANGRKSSVLASLHAAIAKEDVEQCLRLLENERNVNVLDDRDGSTPLHTLARRKWSDGRRVAEALLARGAKVNTKDHAGHTPLHIVARDGRGDLCECLLAHHEATGSLNLNVRRKCTQRTPLHYAAEEGQAKIVELLLSAGADAKLQDKSGLLPVHYAAKQGYKECCSLLASSYSHPGPSNVPPPLALTLHKGHYRCCKELKPDEASLRYRDNAGNTPLHVVAKRGYNVFVEVLLDMKAPVDERNESGNTPLMEAVRHNKLPCVKLLVEGGASLAEINRENSTVLHLAAVGKAHKCLEYLLGCRNIEDQLNKKDARGHTALSIATEKQDEKSFNLLIEAGASPTCGPGKPLLHFHSVYRRPGILKKMLSCDSSDTNISDEKGVTPLHLAAKEGSIVVCGLLLGRGARLNATDNNGKSPLHVAAAAGHAELVRLLVNRGATLRAKERDTNFTALHAAAAVGSLECAKILLNADHGLGNEKDAKSKYALDVAFEGGHHEVVRLLLEDLKTLPEDLRPRLHEYTHQSVAKKDRGFLSVMFESKWWEAGCGLDRAEGATHCPNFRDIISPYPEIASEVMTKCRNDEGINDFRLLENTSYAKTVAECLEGSRQEPAERACLADHPVGVMAGSERLALLQHPPLLQHPLVEKWLEYKWCSYARWLFLALLLWRLVILATLFFFLLHTTNWTQIEKMYNLTREEICGPCLEGEAAEEQEEQEECVPAFWTHPGVPGTVIAHLLLTASLLLQVFVESTCFRKMRKHYLDNSFFLLRLPWMVMSLAALLPTSQCDLILGIKSVYAWECGILALLFSWLDLIHNIDLLLQFIMFAALNANFLKEYIKGLMYFGMIVFIFSFAFHLLLWEQASFHSLPQSMVQVVVWMVGDLNYDDNFLNANLDYPLLSNSLFLLFVCTVGAFFVTLLKTPSFSKKRLCYLKQTGRINLLLKIDMSFPWCRLLCFAQKYDEKEKIPSLITKVQEKYAWPPGEEENGQNEVSQVDGSPRDTGVSLYLEKVMSFVENVVDFFQTDDNDDDESDDDDIRANLKLMRGMLEEQAKQLQEVTNRCADILEYYDERSEASLQMTNTPKKCRERCGVFK
- the LOC126999482 gene encoding transient receptor potential cation channel subfamily A member 1 homolog isoform X5, with protein sequence MEGQQDAAPAPQPQDVPDAPGAAANGRKSSVLASLHAAIAKEDVEQCLRLLENERNVNVLDDRDGSTPLHTLARRKWSDGRRVAEALLARGAKVNTKDHAGHTPLHIVARDGRGDLCECLLAHHEATGSLNLNVRRKCTQRTPLHYAAEEGQAKIVELLLSAGADAKLQDKSGLLPVHYAAKQGYKECCSLLASSYSHPGPSNVPPPLALTLHKGHYRCCKELKPDEASLRYRDNAGNTPLHVVAKRGYNVFVEVLLDMKAPVDERNESGNTPLMEAVRHNKLPCVKLLVEGGASLAEINRENSTVLHLAAVGKAHKCLEYLLGCRNIEDQLNKKDARGHTALSIATEKQDEKSFNLLIEAGASPTCGPGKPLLHFHSVYRRPGILKKMLSCDSSDTNISDEKGVTPLHLAAKEGSIVVCGLLLGRGARLNATDNNGKSPLHVAAAAGHAELVRLLVNRGATLRAKERDTNFTALHAAAAVGSLECAKILLNADHGLGNEKDAKSKYALDVAFEGGHHEVVRLLLEDLKTLPEDLRPRLHEYTHQSVAKKDRGFLSVMFESKWWEAGCGLDRAEGATHCPNFRDIISPYPEIASEVMTKCRNDEGINDFRLLENTSYAKTVAECLEGSRQEPAERACLADHPVGVMAGSERLALLQHPPLLQHPLVEKWLEYKWCSYARWLFLALLLWRLVILATLFFFLLHTTNWTQIEKMYNLTREEICGPCLEGEAAEEQEEQEECVPAFWTHPGVPGTVIAHLLLTASLLLQVFVESTCFRKMRKHYLDNSFFLLRLPWMVMSLAALLPTSQCDLILGIKSVYAWECGILALLFSWLDLIHNIDLLLQFIMFAALNANFLKEYIKGLMYFGMIVFIFSFAFHLLLWEQASFHSLPQSMVQVVVWMVGDLNYDDNFLNANLDYPLLSNSLFLLFVCTVGAFFVTLLKTPSFSKKRLCYLKQTGRINLLLKIDMSFPWCRLLCFAQKYDEKEKIPSLITKVQEKYAWPPGEEENGQNEVSQVDGSPRDTGVSLYLEKVMSFVENVVDFFQTDDNDDDESDDDDIRANLKLMRGMLEEQAKQLQEVTNRCADILEYYDERSEASLQMTNTPKKCRERCGVFK
- the LOC126999482 gene encoding transient receptor potential cation channel subfamily A member 1-like isoform X3, with translation MDSTPTARAGIRNRTSGFVARYASHLTAEAERSREDEQQQRETQQEKAAGRMEGQQDAAPAPQPQDVPDAPGAAANGRKSSVLASLHAAIAKEDVEQCLRLLENERNVNVLDDRDGSTPLHTLARRKWSDGRRVAEALLARGAKVNTKDHAGHTPLHIVARDGRGDLCECLLAHHEATGSLNLNVRRKCTQRTPLHYAAEEGQAKIVELLLSAGADAKLQDKSGLLPVHYAAKQGYKECCSLLASSYSHPGPSNVPPPLALTLHKGHYRCCKELKPDEASLRYRDNAGNTPLHVVAKRGYNVFVEVLLDMKAPVDERNESGNTPLMEAVRHNKLPCVKLLVEGGASLAEINRENSTVLHLAAVGKAHKCLEYLLGCRNIEDQLNKKDARGHTALSIATEKQDEKSFNLLIEAGASPTCGPGKPLLHFHSVYRRPGILKKMLSCDSSDTNISDEKGVTPLHLAAKEGSIVVCGLLLGRGARLNATDNNGKSPLHVAAAAGHAELVRLLVNRGATLRAKERDTNFTALHAAAAVGSLECAKILLNADHGLGNEKDAKSKYALDVAFEGGHHEVVRLLLEDLKTLPEDLRPRLHEYTHQSVAKKDRGFLSVMFESKWWEAGCGLDRAEGATHCPNFRDIISPYPEIASEVMTKCRNDEGINDFRLLENTSYAKTVAECLEGSRQEPAERACLADHPVGVMAGSERLALLQHPPLLQHPLVEKWLEYKWCSYARWLFLALLLWRLVILATLFFFLLHTTNWTQIEKMYNLTREEICGPCLEGEAAEEQEEQEECVPAFWTHPGVPGTVIAHLLLTASLLLQVFVESTCFRKMRKHYLDNSFFLLRLPWMVMSLAALLPTSQCDLILGIKSVYAWECGILALLFSWLDLIHNIDLLLQFIMFAALNANFLKEYIKGLMYFGMIVFIFSFAFHLLLWEQASFHSLPQSMVQVVVWMVGDLNYDDNFLNANLDYPLLSNSLFLLFVCTVGAFFVTLLKTPSFSKKRLCYLKQTGRINLLLKIDMSFPWCRLLCFAQKYDEKEKIPSLITKVQEKYAWPPGEEENGQNEVSQVDGSPRDTGVSLYLEKVMSFVENVVDFFQTDDNDDDESDDDDIRANLKLMRGMLEEQAKQLQEVTNRCADILEYYDERSEASLQMTNTPKKCRERCGVFK
- the LOC126999482 gene encoding transient receptor potential cation channel subfamily A member 1-like isoform X4, coding for MDSTPTARAGIRNRTSGFVARYASHLTAEAERSREDEQQRETQQEKAAGRMEGQQDAAPAPQPQDVPDAPGAAANGRKSSVLASLHAAIAKEDVEQCLRLLENERNVNVLDDRDGSTPLHTLARRKWSDGRRVAEALLARGAKVNTKDHAGHTPLHIVARDGRGDLCECLLAHHEATGSLNLNVRRKCTQRTPLHYAAEEGQAKIVELLLSAGADAKLQDKSGLLPVHYAAKQGYKECCSLLASSYSHPGPSNVPPPLALTLHKGHYRCCKELKPDEASLRYRDNAGNTPLHVVAKRGYNVFVEVLLDMKAPVDERNESGNTPLMEAVRHNKLPCVKLLVEGGASLAEINRENSTVLHLAAVGKAHKCLEYLLGCRNIEDQLNKKDARGHTALSIATEKQDEKSFNLLIEAGASPTCGPGKPLLHFHSVYRRPGILKKMLSCDSSDTNISDEKGVTPLHLAAKEGSIVVCGLLLGRGARLNATDNNGKSPLHVAAAAGHAELVRLLVNRGATLRAKERDTNFTALHAAAAVGSLECAKILLNADHGLGNEKDAKSKYALDVAFEGGHHEVVRLLLEDLKTLPEDLRPRLHEYTHQSVAKKDRGFLSVMFESKWWEAGCGLDRAEGATHCPNFRDIISPYPEIASEVMTKCRNDEGINDFRLLENTSYAKTVAECLEGSRQEPAERACLADHPVGVMAGSERLALLQHPPLLQHPLVEKWLEYKWCSYARWLFLALLLWRLVILATLFFFLLHTTNWTQIEKMYNLTREEICGPCLEGEAAEEQEEQEECVPAFWTHPGVPGTVIAHLLLTASLLLQVFVESTCFRKMRKHYLDNSFFLLRLPWMVMSLAALLPTSQCDLILGIKSVYAWECGILALLFSWLDLIHNIDLLLQFIMFAALNANFLKEYIKGLMYFGMIVFIFSFAFHLLLWEQASFHSLPQSMVQVVVWMVGDLNYDDNFLNANLDYPLLSNSLFLLFVCTVGAFFVTLLKTPSFSKKRLCYLKQTGRINLLLKIDMSFPWCRLLCFAQKYDEKEKIPSLITKVQEKYAWPPGEEENGQNEVSQVDGSPRDTGVSLYLEKVMSFVENVVDFFQTDDNDDDESDDDDIRANLKLMRGMLEEQAKQLQEVTNRCADILEYYDERSEASLQMTNTPKKCRERCGVFK
- the LOC126999482 gene encoding transient receptor potential cation channel subfamily A member 1-like isoform X2, whose product is MDSTPTARAGIRNRTSGFVARYASHLTAEAERSREDEQQQQRETQQEKAAGRMEGQQDAAPAPQPQDVPDAPGAAANGRKSSVLASLHAAIAKEDVEQCLRLLENERNVNVLDDRDGSTPLHTLARRKWSDGRRVAEALLARGAKVNTKDHAGHTPLHIVARDGRGDLCECLLAHHEATGSLNLNVRRKCTQRTPLHYAAEEGQAKIVELLLSAGADAKLQDKSGLLPVHYAAKQGYKECCSLLASSYSHPGPSNVPPPLALTLHKGHYRCCKELKPDEASLRYRDNAGNTPLHVVAKRGYNVFVEVLLDMKAPVDERNESGNTPLMEAVRHNKLPCVKLLVEGGASLAEINRENSTVLHLAAVGKAHKCLEYLLGCRNIEDQLNKKDARGHTALSIATEKQDEKSFNLLIEAGASPTCGPGKPLLHFHSVYRRPGILKKMLSCDSSDTNISDEKGVTPLHLAAKEGSIVVCGLLLGRGARLNATDNNGKSPLHVAAAAGHAELVRLLVNRGATLRAKERDTNFTALHAAAAVGSLECAKILLNADHGLGNEKDAKSKYALDVAFEGGHHEVVRLLLEDLKTLPEDLRPRLHEYTHQSVAKKDRGFLSVMFESKWWEAGCGLDRAEGATHCPNFRDIISPYPEIASEVMTKCRNDEGINDFRLLENTSYAKTVAECLEGSRQEPAERACLADHPVGVMAGSERLALLQHPPLLQHPLVEKWLEYKWCSYARWLFLALLLWRLVILATLFFFLLHTTNWTQIEKMYNLTREEICGPCLEGEAAEEQEEQEECVPAFWTHPGVPGTVIAHLLLTASLLLQVFVESTCFRKMRKHYLDNSFFLLRLPWMVMSLAALLPTSQCDLILGIKSVYAWECGILALLFSWLDLIHNIDLLLQFIMFAALNANFLKEYIKGLMYFGMIVFIFSFAFHLLLWEQASFHSLPQSMVQVVVWMVGDLNYDDNFLNANLDYPLLSNSLFLLFVCTVGAFFVTLLKTPSFSKKRLCYLKQTGRINLLLKIDMSFPWCRLLCFAQKYDEKEKIPSLITKVQEKYAWPPGEEENGQNEVSQVDGSPRDTGVSLYLEKVMSFVENVVDFFQTDDNDDDESDDDDIRANLKLMRGMLEEQAKQLQEVTNRCADILEYYDERSEASLQMTNTPKKCRERCGVFK